One Acinetobacter pullicarnis genomic region harbors:
- a CDS encoding RtcB family protein: MGIQMILNAKAEYGVPVKIYTRDIDEESLTQLRKMAQLQFIHSHIAVMPDVHLGKGATVGSVIPTKNAIIPAAVGVDIGCGMNALRLSLKAAQLPDNLSKLRNAIERKVPVGFEAHKQIKAKASTLSPLEQRLKQITIKHPGLTRRLKHFDSTWQKQLGTLGGGNHFIELCLDENQDVWVMLHSGSRGLGNVIGSYFIERAKKEAQHRFGHVPDKDLSYFAEGSANFDDYVEAVEWAQEYAYENRREMMRLILEAIRPLLPSFQMTKEAINCHHNYVQKELHFGEEVFVTRKGAIRAGLDEYGIIPGSMGAQSFIVKGKGNPDSFCSCSHGAGRKMSRSKAKRLFSQQDLIEQTQGVECRKDKAVVDEIPSAYKNIHEVMANQADLIDVVHTLKQVLCIKG, translated from the coding sequence ATGGGCATACAAATGATTTTGAACGCCAAAGCTGAATATGGCGTTCCAGTAAAAATATATACGCGCGACATAGATGAAGAAAGCTTAACCCAACTACGAAAAATGGCACAATTACAGTTTATTCACTCACATATTGCGGTTATGCCTGATGTACATTTGGGCAAAGGTGCGACAGTTGGCAGTGTGATTCCAACCAAAAATGCAATTATTCCTGCAGCAGTTGGCGTCGATATTGGTTGTGGTATGAATGCATTACGCTTGAGCTTAAAGGCAGCACAACTGCCTGACAATCTCAGTAAGCTACGCAATGCGATTGAGCGTAAAGTTCCAGTTGGCTTTGAAGCACATAAGCAGATCAAAGCCAAGGCGTCCACCCTGTCGCCACTAGAACAACGCTTAAAACAAATTACCATCAAGCATCCTGGTTTAACCCGTCGGCTAAAACATTTTGATTCCACTTGGCAAAAACAATTGGGCACGCTCGGTGGGGGGAACCACTTTATTGAACTGTGTTTGGATGAAAATCAAGATGTTTGGGTGATGTTGCACTCGGGAAGCCGTGGTCTAGGAAATGTCATTGGCAGCTATTTTATTGAACGTGCCAAAAAAGAAGCACAACATCGCTTTGGACATGTCCCAGACAAAGACTTGTCGTACTTTGCAGAAGGTTCGGCTAACTTTGATGACTATGTTGAAGCGGTAGAATGGGCCCAAGAATACGCTTATGAAAATCGACGTGAAATGATGCGCCTGATTTTAGAAGCCATTCGCCCACTCCTGCCCAGCTTTCAAATGACCAAGGAAGCGATTAACTGTCATCACAACTATGTACAAAAAGAATTGCACTTTGGTGAAGAGGTCTTTGTGACACGCAAAGGTGCAATTCGTGCGGGCTTAGATGAATATGGCATCATCCCAGGTTCAATGGGTGCACAATCCTTTATTGTGAAAGGCAAAGGCAATCCCGATTCATTTTGCTCTTGTTCACATGGTGCAGGTCGTAAAATGAGCCGTAGTAAAGCCAAACGTTTATTTAGCCAACAAGACTTAATTGAACAAACCCAAGGGGTTGAATGTCGCAAAGACAAGGCTGTGGTTGATGAAATTCCGAGTGCTTATAAGAATATTCATGAGGTAATGGCCAATCAAGCAGACTTAATCGACGTAGTACATACCTTAAAACAAGTGCTGTGTATTAAAGGCTAA
- the omp38 gene encoding outer membrane protein Omp38, producing the protein MKLSRIALAMLVAAPLAAANAGVTVTPLLLGYTIQDSQHNNGRDRLTESGELKDDLFVGAALGVELTPWLGFEAEYSQVKGDVEPVSGAEYKQKQINGNFYVTSDLITKNYDSKIKPYVLLGAGHYKYSFSGATDAQIGRAGRGNTEEGTLGNAGVGAFWRLNDVLSLRTEARATYNIDEDFWNYTALAGLNVVLGGHLKPVAPVVVVEPVAPIAPVVQPAPVELTEALNMELRVFFDTNKSNIKDQYKPEIAKVAEQLNDYPNATARIDGHTDNTGPLQLNQRLSLARANSVKSALVNEYNIDASRLSTQGFAWDQPIADNNTKEGRAMNRRVFATISGSRTVLAQPR; encoded by the coding sequence ATGAAATTGAGTCGTATCGCACTTGCTATGCTCGTTGCTGCGCCATTAGCTGCTGCTAATGCTGGTGTAACTGTTACCCCTTTGTTACTTGGTTATACAATCCAAGATAGCCAACATAACAATGGTCGTGATCGTCTAACTGAATCTGGTGAGCTAAAAGACGATTTATTCGTTGGTGCTGCACTTGGTGTTGAATTAACACCTTGGTTAGGTTTTGAAGCTGAATATAGCCAAGTTAAAGGTGATGTAGAGCCAGTTAGCGGTGCTGAATATAAGCAAAAACAAATCAATGGTAACTTCTACGTTACTTCTGATTTGATCACTAAAAACTATGACAGCAAAATCAAGCCATATGTATTGTTAGGTGCTGGTCACTATAAATACAGCTTCAGCGGTGCTACTGATGCTCAAATCGGTCGTGCTGGCCGTGGTAACACAGAAGAAGGTACACTTGGTAATGCCGGTGTTGGTGCTTTCTGGCGTTTGAACGATGTATTGTCTCTACGTACTGAAGCACGTGCGACTTATAACATCGATGAAGATTTCTGGAACTACACAGCACTTGCTGGTCTTAACGTTGTTCTTGGTGGTCACTTGAAACCTGTTGCTCCAGTAGTAGTTGTTGAGCCAGTTGCTCCAATCGCTCCTGTTGTTCAACCAGCGCCAGTAGAATTGACTGAAGCATTGAACATGGAACTTCGTGTGTTCTTTGATACCAACAAATCAAACATCAAAGATCAATACAAGCCAGAAATCGCTAAAGTTGCTGAGCAACTTAACGATTACCCGAATGCGACTGCTCGCATTGACGGTCACACAGATAACACTGGTCCACTTCAGTTAAACCAACGTTTATCTTTGGCTCGTGCTAACTCTGTTAAATCTGCACTTGTAAATGAATACAACATCGATGCTTCTCGTTTGTCTACTCAAGGCTTTGCTTGGGATCAACCGATTGCTGACAACAACACTAAAGAAGGTCGTGCTATGAACCGTCGTGTATTCGCGACGATTTCTGGTAGCCGTACTGTACTTGCTCAACCGCGTTAA
- a CDS encoding amino acid permease has protein sequence MSGTDQQLQRKLGARHLNMIAIGGSIGTGLFLASGSTIAQAGPGGALLAYVLIGIMIYFLMTSLGELATHNPTSGAFFTYGTKYVEEGFGFALGWNYWYNWAITVAFELVAVQFIMKFWFPDIPGFYWSAIFLAIIFGINALTVKGFGETEFLFSLIKVVAILVFIVIGLYMIGTIMLDPNQSVLSNWTVGDAPFVGGLQAMIGVAMIAGFSFQGTEMVGVAAGESKDPKKTIPLAIKQIFWRILLFYVLCIFIIGTLVAYNDPNLQLASEGDGNITLSPFTLLYNKAGFAFAASLMNAVILSAILSAGNSGMYSSTRMLFDMARQGRAPKWFAKLDLRGVPMNALYATTAVAALCFLTTFIGEQEVFSWLLNMSGMCGFIVWLGIAISHYRFRKGYIAQGNKLSDLAYKAKFFPFAPWFAFILCSIIILGQNYEALIGGKINWIGLLSTYISIPLFLAIWLGYKWKHKTKLVPYKDMDVQPMNPDTQ, from the coding sequence ATGAGCGGAACAGACCAACAACTTCAGCGCAAGCTGGGGGCTCGACATTTAAACATGATCGCCATTGGTGGTTCCATTGGTACTGGTTTATTCCTTGCATCAGGTTCTACCATTGCTCAAGCAGGACCAGGTGGTGCGCTATTGGCTTATGTGCTCATCGGGATCATGATTTACTTCCTCATGACCAGCCTCGGCGAACTCGCCACCCACAATCCAACCTCAGGCGCATTTTTTACCTACGGAACTAAATATGTTGAAGAAGGCTTTGGCTTCGCACTAGGTTGGAACTATTGGTATAACTGGGCAATTACGGTTGCTTTTGAATTGGTTGCCGTACAATTCATCATGAAATTCTGGTTCCCTGATATTCCTGGCTTTTACTGGAGTGCCATCTTCCTAGCCATCATCTTTGGGATTAATGCCTTAACTGTAAAGGGCTTTGGTGAGACTGAGTTCTTATTCTCCCTAATCAAAGTGGTTGCGATCTTGGTCTTCATTGTGATTGGCCTATATATGATCGGCACCATTATGCTTGATCCAAATCAAAGCGTACTCAGCAACTGGACCGTGGGCGATGCACCCTTTGTAGGCGGCCTACAGGCGATGATTGGGGTTGCCATGATTGCCGGATTCTCGTTCCAAGGAACAGAAATGGTTGGTGTTGCTGCGGGTGAATCTAAAGATCCGAAAAAAACCATTCCACTGGCAATTAAACAAATTTTCTGGCGCATCTTGCTGTTTTATGTGTTGTGTATTTTCATTATCGGCACCTTAGTTGCGTATAACGATCCAAACCTACAATTGGCAAGTGAAGGCGACGGTAACATCACCCTATCTCCGTTTACCCTGTTGTATAACAAAGCTGGTTTTGCCTTTGCAGCCAGTCTAATGAATGCGGTGATTTTATCTGCAATTCTATCTGCGGGTAACTCGGGTATGTACTCGTCAACGCGGATGTTATTTGATATGGCACGCCAAGGCCGTGCACCAAAATGGTTTGCCAAACTAGATCTACGTGGTGTGCCAATGAACGCACTCTATGCCACTACAGCGGTTGCTGCACTTTGTTTTTTAACCACTTTTATTGGCGAACAAGAAGTGTTCTCGTGGTTACTCAACATGTCTGGGATGTGTGGTTTTATCGTTTGGCTTGGGATTGCGATTTCACATTATCGTTTCCGTAAAGGCTATATTGCACAAGGTAATAAACTGTCTGATTTGGCCTATAAAGCCAAGTTCTTCCCCTTTGCCCCTTGGTTTGCATTTATTCTGTGTTCGATCATTATTTTGGGCCAGAACTACGAAGCATTGATTGGCGGGAAAATTAATTGGATCGGTTTATTGTCGACTTACATTTCTATTCCATTATTCCTAGCCATTTGGCTCGGCTATAAATGGAAGCACAAAACCAAATTGGTTCCATACAAGGATATGGATGTGCAACCGATGAATCCAGACACTCAATAA
- a CDS encoding thiolase family protein — MTDIVIVNGARTAMGGFQGSLSAATAPQLGAASIKEAIARAGLQASDIEEVIMGCVLPAGLKQGPARQAMRQAGLPDSTGAVTINKLCGSGMKAVMQAADMIKAGSAQIVVAGGMESMTNAPYLLPKARGGYRMGHGEIKDHMFLDGLEDAETGRLMGSFAQDTANSRGYTREQMDDFAIRSLKRAQTAITEGYFAAEIVPVTLSGRKGDVIVDKDEQPFNANIDKIPTLRPAFAKDGTITAANASSISDGASALVLTSAAHAQAKGLAPLAKIVAYASHSQHPSEFTIAPVGAIEKVLKQTGWTAQDVDLWEINEAFAMVTMCPIDDFKLDAEKVNIHGGACALGHPVGSTGSRIILTLIHALKRTGGKKGIAALCIGGGEATAVAVEIL, encoded by the coding sequence ATGACTGACATCGTTATTGTAAATGGTGCAAGAACTGCAATGGGTGGTTTTCAAGGAAGTTTATCCGCTGCAACAGCACCACAATTAGGCGCAGCCTCAATTAAAGAAGCGATCGCACGCGCTGGATTACAAGCAAGTGATATCGAAGAAGTCATTATGGGCTGTGTTCTTCCTGCAGGCCTCAAACAAGGCCCTGCCCGTCAAGCTATGCGTCAAGCCGGACTGCCAGATTCAACAGGTGCTGTAACCATTAATAAATTATGTGGTTCTGGCATGAAAGCAGTAATGCAAGCCGCGGACATGATCAAAGCAGGCTCAGCGCAGATCGTGGTTGCAGGCGGTATGGAATCGATGACCAATGCACCTTATCTACTTCCGAAAGCACGTGGTGGCTATCGCATGGGGCATGGCGAAATCAAAGACCATATGTTTCTTGATGGTCTAGAAGATGCTGAAACAGGTCGCCTCATGGGTTCGTTTGCCCAAGATACAGCAAATAGCCGTGGCTACACCCGCGAGCAAATGGATGACTTTGCCATTCGTTCATTAAAACGTGCGCAAACCGCAATCACAGAAGGCTATTTTGCCGCTGAAATTGTGCCTGTTACCCTCTCTGGTCGTAAAGGCGATGTTATCGTTGATAAAGATGAACAACCGTTCAATGCCAATATTGATAAAATTCCGACTCTTAGACCTGCATTTGCCAAAGATGGCACCATTACGGCTGCCAATGCCAGTTCAATTTCCGATGGTGCTTCTGCATTGGTTCTCACCTCAGCGGCGCATGCTCAAGCAAAAGGCTTAGCACCATTGGCAAAAATCGTAGCCTATGCCTCTCATTCACAACACCCTTCTGAATTTACCATTGCCCCAGTCGGTGCCATTGAGAAAGTGCTTAAGCAAACCGGTTGGACAGCGCAGGACGTTGACCTATGGGAAATTAATGAAGCATTTGCAATGGTTACAATGTGCCCAATTGATGACTTCAAACTTGATGCAGAAAAAGTGAATATTCATGGCGGTGCTTGTGCATTGGGTCACCCCGTTGGTTCGACCGGTTCACGTATCATTTTGACGCTAATTCACGCACTTAAACGTACAGGTGGTAAAAAAGGTATTGCTGCACTGTGCATCGGTGGTGGTGAAGCGACTGCGGTTGCCGTTGAAATTCTATAA
- a CDS encoding DUF934 domain-containing protein, with translation MLNTALQVLAKDGTITDNSYQLVAEDGTVPAGDVVVTTAQLELLAQIQGKKALYITVDDSPEVNQFPLAALDTIFIEFAGFNDGRGYSFAALLRRQGYQGELRAVGDIFKDVLNYLKRSGFDSFVIKEGKDIHEAAAGLNDFKNPYQASTGVAQAHYQTGA, from the coding sequence ATGCTTAATACCGCATTACAGGTCTTGGCTAAAGACGGAACCATTACGGACAACAGCTATCAATTGGTTGCGGAAGATGGAACGGTCCCTGCTGGTGATGTGGTGGTCACCACAGCGCAGCTTGAGTTGTTGGCGCAGATTCAAGGTAAAAAAGCCTTGTATATCACGGTTGATGATTCTCCAGAAGTGAACCAATTTCCTTTGGCAGCACTCGATACTATTTTTATTGAATTTGCGGGCTTTAATGATGGCCGTGGTTATTCATTTGCAGCCTTGTTGCGTCGCCAAGGCTACCAAGGTGAGTTACGTGCGGTGGGCGATATCTTTAAAGATGTTTTGAACTACTTAAAACGTTCAGGTTTCGATAGCTTCGTCATCAAAGAAGGCAAAGATATTCATGAGGCTGCTGCTGGATTAAATGATTTTAAAAATCCGTACCAAGCCTCAACTGGCGTGGCACAAGCACATTATCAAACCGGTGCTTAA
- a CDS encoding VOC family protein produces the protein MQLNHYLNFQGQTEAAFNFYKSIFGGEFLFLKRFGELPPQEGLTLSAQEQNYILHVSLPINPFTVLMGSDISEQFCVQTNTQYIQGNNHYISINLEQDEAATAQRLFDALSQNGQIEMPLDKTFWGALYGAFTDQFGVKWMINCQIENMG, from the coding sequence ATGCAACTCAATCATTATCTTAACTTCCAAGGTCAGACCGAAGCCGCATTTAACTTTTATAAATCCATTTTTGGCGGAGAGTTTTTATTCCTTAAACGTTTTGGTGAGCTCCCCCCTCAAGAAGGCCTAACCTTATCCGCACAAGAACAAAATTATATCCTGCATGTTTCACTTCCGATTAATCCATTCACAGTCCTGATGGGCTCGGATATTAGCGAGCAGTTCTGTGTACAGACCAATACACAATATATTCAAGGCAATAACCACTATATTTCCATTAATCTTGAACAAGATGAAGCAGCCACTGCACAACGCTTATTCGATGCACTCTCGCAAAATGGACAGATCGAGATGCCACTAGACAAAACCTTTTGGGGTGCACTCTATGGTGCCTTCACCGATCAGTTTGGTGTCAAATGGATGATTAACTGCCAAATTGAGAACATGGGCTAA
- a CDS encoding GspH/FimT family pseudopilin — MRANVFKKGFSLIEILITLSILAIVASWASPSFKTMQARQEFSSVVYLIRQQMNLARSHALTVHSDIVMCPSRDLLSCENDQWQHSILIFIDTNKNRKLDPNETIVSSTPTLLKYGSLTWHGNASHPHQIVFQSDTGLPRGSMGHFSYCNFEQVEYQKDLAIGMMGHITTLASAQCN, encoded by the coding sequence ATGCGCGCTAATGTGTTTAAAAAAGGATTTAGTCTCATTGAGATACTCATCACCCTTTCAATATTGGCTATTGTTGCAAGTTGGGCAAGCCCTTCTTTTAAAACCATGCAGGCGCGCCAAGAATTTTCTAGTGTGGTTTATCTCATTCGGCAACAGATGAATCTTGCACGTAGCCATGCCCTCACTGTTCACAGTGACATTGTAATGTGTCCATCACGCGACTTATTAAGCTGCGAAAATGATCAATGGCAACACAGCATCCTCATTTTTATCGACACCAATAAAAATCGTAAACTCGACCCCAATGAGACTATTGTTTCCAGCACTCCCACCTTACTCAAATATGGTTCACTCACTTGGCATGGCAATGCATCACATCCACATCAAATTGTTTTTCAATCAGATACTGGCTTACCTAGAGGTTCGATGGGACATTTTAGCTACTGTAACTTTGAGCAAGTCGAATACCAAAAAGATTTAGCAATTGGCATGATGGGTCACATCACAACATTGGCTTCAGCGCAATGCAATTAA
- a CDS encoding class I SAM-dependent methyltransferase, whose translation MDPRSEVVIRQQYALKGRILLINAPADALVNTLKQADIEATHWTWNYQDYQAHLNAQYTSTFSIEFPKQDVDQVIIYVPKSKALLDYILHQVVCHLQVGQQIFLVGEKKGGVERAGKQLQPFGKTIKLDSARHCQFWQLTLQHTEKLKPLSAWVKNYSIKIQDFSLEICALPGVFSQDHLDIGTAVLLPYLTQVKSGKLADFGCGAGVISCCLAKMNEKNVIHALDVDAFALKSTELTFEKNGIEAHQLQLHAVTGIQDAPQQLDALISNPPFHQGIHTNYDASETLCRQAKIHLKRKGQFWIVANRFLNYADLIEQQFGETTIKADQNGFKVIYASA comes from the coding sequence ATGGATCCCAGAAGTGAAGTTGTAATTCGACAACAATATGCCCTCAAAGGCCGTATCCTCTTGATTAATGCACCAGCAGACGCTTTGGTGAATACATTAAAGCAAGCCGACATTGAAGCGACGCATTGGACTTGGAATTATCAAGATTATCAGGCGCACCTAAATGCGCAGTATACTTCGACATTCTCGATTGAATTTCCCAAACAAGACGTTGACCAAGTAATCATTTACGTACCTAAATCAAAGGCTTTGCTAGATTATATTCTGCATCAAGTGGTTTGCCATCTCCAAGTGGGACAACAAATCTTCTTGGTTGGTGAGAAAAAAGGGGGGGTGGAACGTGCTGGCAAACAATTACAGCCTTTTGGCAAAACCATAAAGTTAGATAGTGCACGACATTGCCAATTTTGGCAGTTGACCCTGCAACATACTGAGAAATTAAAACCTCTCAGCGCATGGGTTAAAAATTACTCGATTAAAATACAAGACTTTAGCCTAGAAATATGTGCCTTACCTGGGGTTTTTAGCCAAGATCATCTCGATATCGGTACCGCTGTGCTTTTGCCGTACCTGACTCAAGTAAAATCAGGTAAACTCGCCGACTTTGGTTGTGGGGCCGGTGTCATTAGCTGTTGTCTGGCAAAAATGAATGAAAAAAATGTTATTCATGCTTTAGACGTTGATGCCTTTGCATTAAAGTCGACCGAATTAACCTTTGAGAAAAATGGAATTGAAGCGCATCAATTGCAATTGCATGCCGTTACGGGAATTCAAGATGCCCCGCAGCAGCTTGATGCCTTAATTAGCAATCCACCGTTTCATCAGGGAATTCATACCAATTACGATGCCAGCGAAACACTTTGCCGACAAGCCAAAATACATTTGAAACGCAAGGGTCAATTCTGGATTGTCGCCAATCGCTTTTTAAATTATGCAGACTTAATTGAACAGCAATTTGGCGAAACAACAATCAAAGCAGACCAAAACGGCTTTAAGGTGATATATGCCAGTGCATAG
- a CDS encoding nitrite/sulfite reductase, which translates to MYLYTDFDQQLINERVAQFRDQTARYLAGKLSEDEYRPLRLQNGLYVQRYAPMLRVAVPYGLMNSNQLRKVAELAKSYDRGYAHVSTRQNIQFNWPALEDVPEMLAELATVQMHAIQTSGNCIRNTTTDQYAGVVSGEVADPRPTCELIRQWSTFHPEFAFLPRKFKIAVSALAEVDRAAVSFHDIGVYIVKNAAGEIGYTIKVGGGLGRTPIIGSIIKEWLPREDLIAYLEAVLRVYNLHGRRDNKYKARIKILVKALTPPVFAEKVEAEFQHTIQSLKIQPEVLKKLDEEFTPFDYQAYQDEDFTALFAEYPKFKHWFNINTNAHKVPGYRIVTISLKRAGIAPGDMSSEEMNLIADLADQYTFGELRTTHEQNISLVDVPQKDLFAVWQALDAQNLARAHIGFITDIICCPGGDFCSLANAKSIPISEAITRRFEDLDTIYNLGHIDLNISGCMNACGHHHVGNIGILGVDKKGAEFYQVSLGGNADHDASLGDILGPSFAAEVIPDVIEEVLNTYLDLRQDSEEFIDTYRRVGIQPFKERAYA; encoded by the coding sequence ATGTATTTATATACCGACTTCGATCAGCAACTGATTAATGAACGAGTTGCACAATTCCGTGATCAAACTGCACGCTATTTAGCGGGCAAACTAAGTGAAGATGAATATCGTCCGCTTCGCTTACAAAACGGTTTATATGTGCAACGTTATGCACCCATGTTACGTGTTGCCGTGCCTTATGGTTTGATGAACTCGAACCAGCTGCGTAAGGTCGCGGAATTGGCGAAGTCGTATGACCGTGGCTATGCCCATGTCTCTACGCGTCAGAATATTCAGTTTAACTGGCCAGCACTCGAAGATGTGCCTGAAATGCTTGCAGAATTGGCAACTGTCCAAATGCATGCGATTCAAACATCGGGCAACTGTATTCGTAATACCACCACCGACCAATATGCTGGGGTGGTTTCAGGTGAAGTTGCAGATCCGCGCCCAACCTGTGAGTTGATTCGTCAGTGGAGTACTTTCCATCCAGAATTTGCGTTCTTACCGCGTAAATTTAAGATTGCAGTATCAGCCTTGGCAGAAGTCGATCGCGCAGCCGTTTCATTCCATGACATTGGGGTGTATATCGTCAAAAATGCCGCGGGTGAAATTGGCTACACCATTAAAGTCGGTGGTGGTTTAGGTCGTACCCCAATTATTGGTTCAATCATTAAAGAATGGTTGCCGCGTGAAGATTTAATTGCTTATTTAGAAGCGGTGTTGCGTGTATATAACTTACATGGTCGTCGTGACAACAAATATAAAGCGCGTATTAAAATTTTAGTCAAAGCTTTAACTCCACCGGTGTTTGCTGAAAAAGTCGAAGCTGAATTCCAGCACACCATTCAAAGCTTGAAAATTCAGCCTGAAGTTTTGAAAAAATTGGATGAAGAGTTTACTCCATTCGATTATCAAGCCTATCAAGATGAAGATTTCACTGCATTATTTGCTGAATATCCGAAGTTTAAACATTGGTTTAACATCAATACCAATGCGCATAAAGTGCCTGGCTATCGGATTGTGACCATCTCATTGAAACGTGCAGGTATTGCACCCGGTGATATGAGCAGTGAAGAAATGAACTTGATCGCAGATTTGGCTGATCAATATACCTTTGGTGAATTGCGTACCACGCACGAACAAAATATTTCGTTGGTTGACGTACCACAAAAAGATTTGTTCGCTGTTTGGCAAGCACTGGATGCACAAAACCTTGCACGTGCACATATTGGTTTTATTACCGATATTATCTGCTGCCCAGGCGGGGACTTCTGTTCACTGGCCAATGCCAAGTCTATTCCAATTTCAGAAGCGATTACCCGTCGTTTTGAAGACCTCGATACCATCTACAACTTGGGTCATATTGACTTGAATATTTCAGGGTGTATGAATGCATGTGGTCATCACCATGTTGGTAATATCGGCATCTTGGGTGTCGATAAAAAAGGTGCAGAATTTTACCAAGTGTCTTTAGGTGGCAATGCCGATCACGATGCATCACTTGGTGACATTCTTGGACCATCATTTGCAGCTGAAGTGATTCCAGATGTGATTGAAGAAGTTTTAAATACCTATCTTGATTTGCGTCAGGACAGTGAGGAATTTATTGATACTTATCGCCGTGTAGGCATTCAACCGTTTAAGGAGCGAGCTTATGCTTAA